Within the Blastocatellia bacterium genome, the region TGTCCTGCTGGAACAACCAATCGCCTGGGCCGACAATGGGATTGCGGATTGCGGATTGCGGATTGCGGATTGGTAGATTCGGGAACCTCGTTCCAAAATCCGCAATCCGCAATCCGCAATCCGCAATCGCGTTAGCGTTTCGAGAACTGGAAGCGCTTGCGCGCGCCCTTCTGGCCGTACTTCTTACGCTCTTTGGCGCGCGGGTCGCGGGTGACGAAGCCGGCGCGCTTCAAGCGCGTGCGAAATTCGGGATTGAATTCGACCAGCGCCCGCGTCACGCCGTGGCGCACGGCGCCTGCCTGACCGGCTTTGCCGCCGCCATCGACATTCACCAGAATGTCGAACTTGCCGGCGGTGTCTGTCAGATGCAATGGCTGGCGAATCACCATGCGATGCACTTCGTTATCGAAATACTCTTCGAGCTTGCGCTTGTTGACAATAATTTCGCCGGTGCCGGGCTTGATGAAGACGCGCGCCGTGGCGCTCTTGCGGCGGCCCGTTCCGTAGTTTTGAATCGTCTCTGCCACTATCGAATCTCCTTCAACTCATGCGGGATGGCCGCAATGACTTATCGCTTGACCTCGAACGTCTCGGGCTGCTGCGCCTGATGCGGGTGATCTGTGCCGACATAGACCTTGAGCTTCTTGCCCATCTTGCGGCCGAGCTTATTCTTCGGCAACATGCCGCGAATCGCCGACTCAAGGATGCGCGTCGGGTGCTGCTGCAATTGCTTTTGCGCGGTGATCTCTTTGAGGCCGCCGGGCCAGCCGGTGTGATGGCGATAGACTTTGTCCTTCCACTTGTTGCCGGTGAAGACGACCTTCTCGGCATTGATGACGACGACATGGTCGCCAACATCAATGTAAGGCGTATAGGTAGGTTTATTCTTGCCCATCAATATGCGAGCGGCTTCGGTTGCCAGCCGGCCCACAGTCTTGCCATTGGCGTCGATGATGAACCACTTGCGGCTTTGCTCAAGATTCTTGCCGCTCGGGACGAATGTACTCATGGTGCGAATCTCCAAATTTAGCGTAAAGAAGACGAACAGATAGGATACGAAATGGCCTTTGCATTGTCAAGTTAGCCGTTCGCCTCTGTTTTGGCTCAATGAATTGGCCGACCGGCCCGCCGCCATCAGGTCGCCGAAACCGGTTGAACCCTCATCAAGGGGAAAGCTCGCGCCTCGCTCCCCCTCTCTTAAAAGTAAGCGATGCGGCGCGTCGGCGGCGGTTCGCCGAGGCGCGCAACGCGGATACGCGCATCAACGACCTTCGCGCCCTGTTCCAGCACTTTCACAGGGTTAGCATCCATCTCGTGAATCTGCGGGCAGATTTCGAGCAACACCGAAACGCGCAGAATCAACTCTCTCAGCGCCGCTTCATCCGCCGCCTTCGCGCCGCGCCAGCCGCGCAGCAAGGCCGTGCCTCGCACTGTGTCAAGCATCTCTTGAACGTCTGCGTCGGTTAGCGGGTTGATGCGAAACGCCATATCATTCAGCAGTTCGACCAGGATGCCGCCGCTGCCGTACGCCACCAGAGGGCCGAAGGTCGGGTCGAGCGTCGCGCCGACGACGACTTCGACGCCGCCCGTAACCATCTCCTGCACCACCATCCCTGACAGCTCTTCGCCGAGCCGCCCGCGCATCTCTTCAGCCGCCGCGCGCACCATTCGCTCATTCGCCAGATTCAAGCGCACGCCGCCGACTTCCGTCTTGTGCAGGATGCGCGGGCCGACGGCCTTCAAGACGACCGGGTAGCCGATGGCTCGCGCCGCCTTCGCCGCTTCGTCCGTTTTCGTGACCAACCGCGATTGCGCCATGCTGACGCCGACAGCATTGAATAAATCATGTAACTCGACGGGACTCAGCCAGCCGTCGCCGCGTTCGAGCGCCTGCTCGACGACGCGGTGGGCATCGTCAACGCGGATGTTGTCGAACAGCGGCAGCGCGCCCGCGGGCTGTTGCCGCCATTCGCCGTAGGTCGTCACTTTCGCCAGAGCCTTGGCCGCCGCTTCGGGAAAAGCGTAGCTCGGAATGCTGGCGAGTATGGCAGGCGCGCCCTTGGCCGACATGAAATTGGCAATGACCGGCTTGCCGCTGGCCTGTTGAGCGCCTTCGACGATGGCCGCCGCTACGGCTTCGGCCTGTGTGAGCAGGGGCGGGATGAAGACGACGATCAGCGCGTCTACGCGCTCGTCCGCGAGCAGCGCGCGCATGGCCCGCTCGTACTGCTCGGCGGTCGCCGAGGCGATCATGTCTACAGGATTAGCAACGCTTGCCGCCGGCGGCAGGAAGCTACGTAGCTCGGCCACCGTCGCGTCCGTCAGCGTCGGCAGTTCCAGCCCATTGGATTCGCAGGCGTCGGCGGCGAGGATTCCCGGCCCCCCGGCATTTGTAAGGATGGCTACACGACGCCCGGCGGGCACAGGCTGGTGCGCCAACAGGTTGGCGACATCGAACAGCTCTTCGAGGGTATCCGTGCGAATGATGCCGGCCTGGCGGAAGAGCGCGTCGGCGGCGCGGTCGGTAGAGGCGAGTGCTCCGGTGTGCGACGAGGCGGCGCGCTGGCCCGCCTGCGAGCGCCCGGACTTCACCACGGCGATAGGCTTGTCGCGGGCGATGCGCTTGGCGATGCGCCCGAAGTTGCGCGGATTGCCGAACGATTCGAGGTAGAGCAGGATGACGTCCGTGCGCGGGTCTTCGGCCCAGTATTGAATCAAATCGTTGCCCGACACATCCGCCTTATTGCCGACCGAAACGAAAGTCGAGATGCCGATGTTGAGGTCGCGCGCGTAATCGAGAATGGCCAGGCCGAGCGCGCCACTCTGCGTTGACATCGCGACGCGGCCTGCCGGCGGGTAGACCGGCGAGAAGGTCGCGTTGAGCGTGACTTCGGGGTCTGTGTTGATGATGCCCATGCAGTTCGGGCCGATCAAACGGATGCCGGCGCCGCGAACTTTTTCGAGGATAGCGGCTTCGCGGGCGCGGCCTTCGCCGCCGGTTTCGCCGAAGCCTGCGCTGATGATGACCATGCCGCGCACGCCTTTGCTGATGCAATCGTCAACCGCCGCTTCAACGCGCGCCGCCGGCACGACGATGATGGCCAGATCAACGTCATCCGCAATCTCTGTGATGCGCGCATAAGCCCGCGCCGAGCCGACGACGCGGGCCTGCTCGTTCACCGGATAGACGACGCCTTGAAAGCCGGCGCTCACGAGGTTGTGAAAGACTTCGGCGCCGATCTGGCCGCGCCGCCGACCGGCACCGATGACCGCCACCGACTTCGGCTCGAAGAAAACCTTCATCGATGCAGAGGCCGCCGCCTGCCCGCGCCGCGCCAGCTTCTCTTCAAG harbors:
- the rpsI gene encoding 30S ribosomal protein S9, with the translated sequence MVAETIQNYGTGRRKSATARVFIKPGTGEIIVNKRKLEEYFDNEVHRMVIRQPLHLTDTAGKFDILVNVDGGGKAGQAGAVRHGVTRALVEFNPEFRTRLKRAGFVTRDPRAKERKKYGQKGARKRFQFSKR
- a CDS encoding GNAT family N-acetyltransferase, coding for MSHYPARYESDTLLRDGSTLRLRPIRPDDVDGLIAFHLRLSPRSVYFRFFSPLPELTREKAIELCAVDYNDTFALVGEHAGRIVAVARYYRDHEADDRAEVAFLTEDALQGRGIATRMLERLAVIARENRVKTFEAYVLGDNRKMMDVFLNTGFRVERRLDGGVFYVTFSIAATPELEEKLARRGQAAASASMKVFFEPKSVAVIGAGRRRGQIGAEVFHNLVSAGFQGVVYPVNEQARVVGSARAYARITEIADDVDLAIIVVPAARVEAAVDDCISKGVRGMVIISAGFGETGGEGRAREAAILEKVRGAGIRLIGPNCMGIINTDPEVTLNATFSPVYPPAGRVAMSTQSGALGLAILDYARDLNIGISTFVSVGNKADVSGNDLIQYWAEDPRTDVILLYLESFGNPRNFGRIAKRIARDKPIAVVKSGRSQAGQRAASSHTGALASTDRAADALFRQAGIIRTDTLEELFDVANLLAHQPVPAGRRVAILTNAGGPGILAADACESNGLELPTLTDATVAELRSFLPPAASVANPVDMIASATAEQYERAMRALLADERVDALIVVFIPPLLTQAEAVAAAIVEGAQQASGKPVIANFMSAKGAPAILASIPSYAFPEAAAKALAKVTTYGEWRQQPAGALPLFDNIRVDDAHRVVEQALERGDGWLSPVELHDLFNAVGVSMAQSRLVTKTDEAAKAARAIGYPVVLKAVGPRILHKTEVGGVRLNLANERMVRAAAEEMRGRLGEELSGMVVQEMVTGGVEVVVGATLDPTFGPLVAYGSGGILVELLNDMAFRINPLTDADVQEMLDTVRGTALLRGWRGAKAADEAALRELILRVSVLLEICPQIHEMDANPVKVLEQGAKVVDARIRVARLGEPPPTRRIAYF
- the rplM gene encoding 50S ribosomal protein L13, which produces MSTFVPSGKNLEQSRKWFIIDANGKTVGRLATEAARILMGKNKPTYTPYIDVGDHVVVINAEKVVFTGNKWKDKVYRHHTGWPGGLKEITAQKQLQQHPTRILESAIRGMLPKNKLGRKMGKKLKVYVGTDHPHQAQQPETFEVKR